The Nocardia sp. XZ_19_385 genome window below encodes:
- a CDS encoding NAD(P)-dependent oxidoreductase yields the protein MSKIGFVGLGIMGGPMAGHLVAAGHEVTGFDFSTAALDKLKAAGGNVASGAAEAVRDKDIVITMLPQDEHVESVFADVLEHANPGTLYIDFSTITPKTSRWTATEGAKKNLRVLDAPVSGGEPGAVNAALSIMVGGSEEDFAAAKPIFEAVGKTFELVGPNGAGQVVKAANQLIVGGTYALVAEAILLMENLGADAGKGLDVLAGGLAGSKILELKRKTMLERSFVPGFRIDLHHKDMGIILAAARDAEVAIPMGALTAQLIAAARAMGYGNLDHSGLLLVAEALSKRDNA from the coding sequence GTGAGCAAGATCGGATTCGTCGGACTGGGCATCATGGGTGGACCGATGGCGGGCCACCTGGTCGCCGCGGGCCACGAGGTCACCGGCTTCGACTTCAGCACCGCCGCGCTGGACAAGCTGAAGGCCGCGGGCGGCAATGTCGCCTCCGGTGCAGCAGAAGCCGTGCGCGACAAGGACATCGTGATCACGATGCTGCCGCAGGACGAGCACGTGGAGTCGGTGTTCGCCGACGTGCTCGAGCACGCCAACCCCGGCACCCTCTACATCGACTTCTCCACCATCACCCCGAAGACCTCGCGGTGGACCGCCACCGAGGGTGCCAAGAAGAACCTGCGGGTTCTGGACGCTCCCGTCAGCGGCGGCGAGCCCGGCGCGGTCAACGCGGCGCTGTCGATCATGGTCGGCGGTAGCGAAGAGGACTTCGCCGCGGCCAAGCCGATCTTCGAGGCGGTCGGCAAGACCTTCGAGCTCGTCGGCCCGAACGGCGCCGGCCAGGTCGTCAAGGCCGCCAACCAGCTGATCGTCGGCGGCACGTATGCCCTTGTCGCCGAGGCGATCCTGCTGATGGAGAACCTGGGCGCGGACGCGGGCAAGGGCCTGGACGTGCTGGCCGGTGGTCTCGCGGGCAGCAAGATCCTCGAGCTCAAGCGCAAGACCATGCTGGAGCGCTCGTTCGTCCCCGGTTTCCGGATCGACCTGCACCACAAGGACATGGGCATCATCCTGGCCGCCGCCCGCGACGCCGAGGTGGCGATCCCGATGGGCGCGCTCACCGCGCAGCTCATCGCCGCGGCCCGCGCCATGGGCTACGGCAACCTGGACCACTCCGGTCTGCTGCTGGTTGCCGAGGCGTTGTCGAAGCGAGACAACGCGTGA
- the gcl gene encoding glyoxylate carboligase has product MARMRTVDAAVLILEKEGVTQAFGLPGAAINPFYSAMRAHGGLKHVLARHVEAASHMAEGYTRAKAGNIGICIGTSGPAGTDMITGLYSASADSIPILCITGQAPVAKLHKEDFQAVDIASIAKPVCKWAVTVLEPAQVPGTFQKALHLMREGRPGPVLIDLPIDVQLAEIEFDIDTYEPLVVHKPAASRAQAEKVLDMLAQAERPLIVAGGGIVNADAAELLVEFAELTGIPVVPTLMGWGTIADDHPLHAGMVGLQTSHRYGNATMLEADFVLGIGNRWANRHTGGVETYTKDRTFVHVDIEPTQIGRVFAPDFGITSDAGAALQVFLEVARERKAAETLPSRADWAKQCKHRKNEGLRKTHFDSVPIKPQRVYEEMNKAFGPDVRYVSTIGLSQIQAAQLLHVYHPRHWINAGQAGPLGWTLPAALGVATADPEATVVALSGDYDFQFLIEELAVGAQFGIPYIHVVVNNSYLGLIRQAQRNFSMDYYVQLDFDNINSPEIGGYGVDHVKVVEGLGCKAIRVTEPDKLESAMEDAKALMAKHRVPVVVEVILERVTNVSMGLEIDNIMEFEELAQSLEDAPTATAHQPEPEAVGGAR; this is encoded by the coding sequence ATGGCACGGATGCGTACCGTCGACGCGGCGGTCCTGATCCTGGAAAAGGAAGGCGTGACACAGGCTTTCGGCCTGCCCGGCGCCGCGATCAACCCGTTCTACAGCGCCATGCGCGCCCACGGCGGACTCAAGCACGTACTGGCCCGCCACGTCGAGGCCGCCTCGCACATGGCCGAGGGTTACACCCGCGCCAAGGCCGGCAACATCGGTATCTGCATCGGCACCTCCGGCCCGGCCGGCACCGACATGATCACCGGATTGTATTCGGCCAGTGCGGATTCCATTCCGATCCTGTGCATCACCGGTCAGGCGCCGGTGGCGAAACTACACAAGGAGGACTTCCAGGCCGTCGACATCGCCTCGATCGCCAAGCCGGTCTGCAAGTGGGCCGTCACGGTGCTGGAGCCCGCGCAGGTGCCCGGCACCTTCCAGAAGGCCCTGCACCTGATGCGTGAGGGTCGTCCGGGTCCGGTGCTGATCGACCTGCCGATCGATGTGCAGCTCGCCGAAATCGAGTTCGACATCGACACCTACGAGCCGCTCGTGGTGCACAAGCCCGCCGCCAGCCGCGCCCAGGCCGAGAAGGTCCTGGACATGCTGGCTCAGGCCGAGCGCCCGCTGATCGTCGCCGGTGGCGGCATCGTGAACGCCGACGCGGCCGAGCTGCTCGTCGAATTCGCCGAGCTGACCGGGATTCCGGTGGTGCCGACGCTGATGGGCTGGGGCACCATCGCCGACGATCACCCGCTGCACGCGGGCATGGTCGGCCTGCAGACCTCGCACCGGTACGGCAACGCCACCATGCTGGAGGCCGATTTCGTTCTCGGCATCGGCAACCGGTGGGCCAACCGGCACACCGGCGGCGTCGAAACCTACACCAAGGACCGCACTTTCGTGCACGTCGACATCGAGCCGACGCAGATCGGCCGGGTCTTCGCGCCCGACTTCGGCATCACCTCCGATGCCGGCGCCGCGCTCCAGGTGTTCCTCGAGGTGGCGCGTGAGCGCAAGGCCGCGGAGACGCTGCCGAGCCGCGCGGACTGGGCCAAGCAGTGCAAGCACCGCAAGAACGAAGGGCTGCGCAAGACGCACTTCGACTCGGTGCCGATCAAGCCGCAGCGCGTGTACGAGGAGATGAACAAGGCGTTCGGACCCGACGTCCGCTACGTCAGCACCATCGGCCTCTCGCAGATCCAGGCGGCGCAGCTGCTGCACGTCTACCACCCGCGGCATTGGATCAACGCCGGTCAGGCCGGGCCGCTGGGCTGGACGCTGCCCGCCGCGCTCGGTGTCGCCACCGCCGATCCGGAGGCGACCGTGGTCGCGCTCTCCGGTGACTACGACTTCCAGTTCCTGATCGAGGAATTGGCCGTCGGCGCGCAGTTCGGGATCCCGTACATCCACGTCGTGGTGAACAACTCCTACCTGGGGTTGATCCGGCAGGCGCAGCGCAACTTCTCCATGGACTACTACGTCCAGCTCGACTTCGACAACATCAACAGCCCCGAAATCGGCGGCTACGGTGTGGACCACGTCAAGGTCGTGGAAGGCCTGGGCTGCAAGGCGATTCGGGTCACCGAACCGGACAAGCTCGAGTCGGCGATGGAAGACGCCAAGGCGTTGATGGCGAAGCACCGGGTGCCGGTGGTCGTCGAAGTCATCCTCGAGCGCGTGACCAACGTGTCGATGGGCCTCGAGATCGACAACATCATGGAGTTCGAGGAACTCGCCCAGTCGCTGGAGGACGCGCCCACCGCGACCGCCCACCAGCCGGAGCCCGAGGCTGTCGGGGGCGCCAGGTGA
- a CDS encoding glycerate kinase, with protein sequence MVIAPDKFKGSLTAPQVAEHLAAGLRRVRPDVPMVTVPVADGGDGTVDAVVASGFARFRTSVTGPIGDQVVASFAMRDQTAVIELAEASGVRKMPHPPTSSTSRTVSSTGTGELIRAAAQRGARRILLGLGGSACTDGGAGMMSALGVKFLDERGEQLAPGGAALRRLARIDASEMVRVPLVTVASDVDNPLLGERGAANVYARQKGAKQFDVEDLERGLARLALIVKRDLGIDVAERPGAGAAGGVGFAAMAFLNAQARPGIDMILDQLGFSGQVDGARLVITGEGSLDQQTLHGKAPVGVARIAKAAGVPVIAVSGRRSITAEQLRRVDIEQAYALTDIEPNPAACMLHAGPLLEHLAAKVAGKWLVDNNLRKVAGGHG encoded by the coding sequence GTGGTCATCGCGCCCGATAAGTTCAAGGGCTCGCTGACCGCACCCCAGGTGGCCGAACATCTGGCTGCCGGCCTGCGCCGGGTCCGTCCCGATGTCCCCATGGTGACCGTTCCGGTCGCCGACGGGGGCGACGGCACGGTCGACGCGGTGGTGGCCTCGGGTTTCGCCCGGTTCCGCACCAGCGTCACCGGGCCGATCGGTGATCAGGTCGTCGCGTCGTTCGCTATGCGCGACCAGACGGCCGTGATCGAGCTCGCCGAGGCCTCAGGCGTCCGCAAGATGCCACACCCGCCGACCTCGTCGACGTCGCGAACCGTGTCGAGCACCGGCACCGGCGAGCTGATCAGGGCCGCCGCGCAACGCGGTGCCCGGCGAATCCTGTTGGGGCTCGGCGGAAGTGCGTGCACCGACGGCGGCGCGGGCATGATGTCCGCGCTCGGTGTGAAGTTCCTCGACGAGCGCGGCGAACAGCTGGCGCCGGGCGGCGCGGCACTGCGCCGTCTGGCCCGCATCGACGCCAGTGAAATGGTGCGGGTGCCGCTGGTGACGGTGGCCTCCGACGTGGACAACCCGCTGCTCGGTGAGCGCGGGGCGGCCAACGTGTACGCCCGGCAGAAGGGCGCCAAGCAGTTCGACGTCGAGGATCTCGAGCGGGGTCTGGCCCGGCTGGCGTTGATCGTGAAGCGCGATCTCGGCATCGATGTGGCCGAGCGCCCCGGCGCGGGAGCGGCCGGCGGGGTCGGGTTCGCCGCGATGGCGTTCCTCAACGCGCAGGCGCGTCCGGGGATCGACATGATCCTGGACCAGCTCGGTTTCTCCGGGCAGGTCGACGGAGCGCGGCTGGTCATCACCGGCGAAGGCTCCCTCGATCAGCAGACGCTGCACGGGAAGGCGCCTGTCGGCGTCGCGCGGATCGCCAAAGCCGCCGGTGTGCCGGTGATCGCCGTCTCCGGGCGGCGCTCGATCACCGCCGAGCAGCTGCGGCGGGTCGATATCGAACAGGCCTACGCGCTGACCGATATCGAGCCGAACCCGGCCGCGTGCATGTTGCACGCCGGGCCGCTGCTCGAGCACCTGGCGGCCAAGGTAGCCGGAAAGTGGCTGGTGGACAACAACCTTCGCAAGGTGGCTGGTGGACATGGGTAG
- the allB gene encoding allantoinase AllB, translating into MYDLVIRSRRVVLPEGIRPASIAVRDGRIAAIDHYATDLAATTTTDLADLVLLPGLVDSHVHVNEPGRTDWEGFATATKAAAAGGVTTIVDMPLNSLPPTVDVPALAAKRAAAAGQCQVDVAFWGGAIPGNLKSLRPLHESGVFGFKCFLSPSGVDEFPPLSLPEIEEVMTELVAFDGLLIVHAEDPGQLGEPVDGSYDAFLESRPGAAESAAVQAIIALAEKTGARTHILHVSAADCLAPLAAAQARGVRITAETCPHYLTLAAAEAHTTAFKCCPPIRDSANQDALWQGLADGVLCCVVSDHSPCPPAMKEGDFASAWGGVSSLQIGLPAVWTAARTRGFGLEDVIRWMAEAPADLVGLENKGRIAVGCDADLVAFDPDAAFTVEPAALQHKNPITAYKGRELSGVVQSTWLRGAVVGDRAAGRFIENS; encoded by the coding sequence ATGTATGACTTGGTGATCCGGTCGCGCCGCGTGGTCCTGCCGGAGGGGATTCGTCCCGCATCGATCGCGGTGCGGGACGGGCGAATTGCAGCCATCGACCACTACGCCACCGATCTGGCGGCGACCACCACCACCGATCTGGCGGATCTGGTCCTGCTGCCCGGTCTGGTCGACTCGCACGTGCACGTCAACGAACCCGGTCGCACCGACTGGGAAGGGTTCGCCACCGCGACGAAAGCGGCTGCGGCGGGCGGTGTTACGACGATCGTCGACATGCCGCTGAACTCGTTGCCGCCGACCGTCGACGTGCCCGCGCTGGCGGCGAAGCGCGCGGCGGCGGCCGGGCAGTGTCAGGTGGACGTGGCGTTCTGGGGCGGCGCGATTCCGGGGAACCTGAAATCGCTGCGGCCACTGCATGAATCGGGTGTGTTCGGGTTCAAGTGCTTCTTGTCCCCGTCCGGCGTGGACGAGTTCCCGCCGCTGTCGCTGCCCGAGATCGAAGAGGTGATGACCGAGCTCGTCGCGTTCGACGGGCTGCTGATCGTGCACGCCGAGGATCCGGGTCAGCTGGGTGAGCCGGTTGACGGATCGTATGACGCCTTCCTGGAATCACGGCCGGGAGCGGCGGAAAGCGCTGCGGTGCAAGCGATCATCGCACTCGCCGAGAAGACCGGCGCCCGCACGCACATCCTGCACGTGTCGGCGGCGGACTGTCTGGCACCGCTGGCCGCGGCGCAGGCCCGGGGTGTGCGGATCACCGCCGAGACCTGCCCGCACTATCTGACCCTGGCGGCCGCCGAGGCGCACACCACCGCGTTCAAATGCTGTCCGCCGATTCGGGATTCGGCGAACCAGGACGCGCTGTGGCAGGGTCTGGCCGACGGTGTGCTGTGCTGCGTGGTCTCCGACCACTCGCCGTGCCCGCCCGCCATGAAGGAGGGCGACTTCGCCAGCGCCTGGGGCGGGGTCTCCTCGCTGCAGATCGGCCTGCCCGCGGTCTGGACCGCCGCGCGCACCCGGGGTTTCGGCCTCGAGGACGTCATCCGCTGGATGGCCGAAGCGCCCGCCGACCTGGTCGGACTGGAGAACAAGGGCCGGATCGCGGTCGGCTGCGATGCCGATCTGGTCGCCTTCGATCCGGACGCGGCGTTCACCGTCGAGCCGGCCGCGTTGCAGCACAAGAACCCGATCACGGCATACAAGGGGCGCGAGCTGTCGGGCGTCGTCCAGTCGACCTGGCTGCGCGGCGCGGTCGTGGGGGACCGCGCTGCCGGCCGCTTCATCGAAAATAGCTGA
- the alc gene encoding allantoicase produces the protein MSDFTALPDLALRSNLGSVIAASDESFEERENLINPWAPKFSPETFGPKGQEYDGWETRRHRGPGDDWAIVRLGMPGVVRGVVIDTAWFKGNYPPFASIEACRVSGYPSVAELESADWVEILPRSPLTGDAVHEFPVSDDRVFTHVRLTIYPDGGVARLRVHGEVVPDPALLTGLTVDLAALANGARGLGCSDMFYSAPDNMISPGLARNQAEGWETKRRRDSGNDWATIQLAAQGVPQLLELDTTNLLFNAPGEARLLGIDHQGDEPLPAADDAAWFELLPRTRLQPDTPHRFRLHNDRAATHVRLDIYPDGGLARLRLFGSLTAAAEEQLNTRWGTA, from the coding sequence ATGTCAGACTTCACCGCACTACCGGACCTGGCGCTGCGCAGCAATCTCGGCAGCGTGATCGCGGCCAGCGACGAGTCCTTCGAGGAGCGCGAGAACCTCATCAACCCGTGGGCCCCGAAGTTCTCCCCGGAGACTTTCGGGCCCAAGGGCCAGGAGTACGACGGCTGGGAGACCCGCAGGCACCGCGGCCCCGGCGACGACTGGGCCATCGTGCGGCTCGGTATGCCCGGTGTGGTCCGCGGCGTCGTCATCGACACCGCGTGGTTCAAGGGCAACTACCCGCCGTTCGCCTCGATCGAGGCCTGCCGCGTCTCGGGCTACCCGTCGGTGGCGGAGCTGGAGTCGGCCGACTGGGTGGAGATCCTGCCGCGCAGCCCGCTGACCGGCGACGCCGTGCACGAGTTCCCGGTCTCCGACGACCGCGTGTTCACCCATGTCCGGCTCACCATCTACCCCGACGGCGGCGTGGCCCGGCTGCGCGTGCACGGCGAAGTGGTGCCCGACCCGGCGCTGCTCACCGGCCTGACCGTCGACCTGGCCGCACTCGCCAACGGCGCTCGCGGCCTGGGTTGCTCGGACATGTTCTACTCCGCGCCCGACAACATGATCAGCCCCGGACTGGCCCGTAACCAGGCCGAAGGCTGGGAGACCAAGCGTCGCCGCGACAGCGGAAACGACTGGGCGACAATCCAGCTGGCCGCCCAGGGCGTGCCGCAGCTGCTCGAGCTCGACACCACCAACCTGCTGTTCAACGCGCCGGGCGAGGCACGGCTGCTCGGTATCGACCACCAGGGCGACGAGCCGCTGCCGGCCGCCGACGACGCGGCCTGGTTCGAGCTGCTGCCCCGGACCAGGTTGCAGCCCGACACCCCGCACCGGTTCCGGTTGCACAACGACCGTGCGGCCACGCACGTGCGCCTCGATATCTACCCCGATGGTGGTCTCGCCCGCCTGCGGCTCTTCGGCTCGCTGACCGCCGCGGCCGAGGAGCAGCTCAACACTCGTTGGGGCACCGCGTAA
- a CDS encoding MarR family transcriptional regulator — MTDHLRLDEQLCFPLYAASRAMTAVYRSKLDKLGLTYPQYLVMLALWERDGRSVGELCTALSLDSGTLSPLLKRLQTTGFVERHRSTADERRVEIRLTGAGRELRAQARDIPNEMADAVGLSLDELAALRDTLRHMTETLSAQPRAAHPRSEREHS; from the coding sequence GTGACCGACCATCTTCGTCTCGACGAGCAGCTGTGCTTCCCGCTGTACGCGGCGTCGCGGGCGATGACGGCGGTCTACCGGTCCAAGCTGGACAAGCTCGGGCTGACCTACCCGCAATACCTGGTGATGCTGGCGCTGTGGGAACGCGATGGCCGCTCCGTCGGTGAGCTCTGCACGGCGCTGTCGCTCGATTCCGGCACGCTGTCGCCGCTGCTCAAGCGGCTGCAAACGACGGGATTCGTGGAGCGTCACCGCAGCACCGCCGACGAGCGGCGGGTCGAGATCCGGCTCACCGGCGCCGGTCGCGAACTGCGGGCCCAGGCCCGCGACATACCGAACGAAATGGCCGATGCCGTCGGCCTGTCCCTGGACGAACTCGCCGCCCTGCGGGACACCTTGCGGCACATGACCGAGACGCTGTCCGCACAACCGCGGGCCGCGCACCCTCGAAGCGAAAGAGAGCACTCATGA
- a CDS encoding organic hydroperoxide resistance protein: MNTLYTAEALATGDGRNGHARTTDGKVDVDLTSPKELGGSGEGTNPEQLFAAGYAACFHGALRLVGKNDGVNVDDSAVGTKVSLGKNDAGGFQLAVVIEVTLPNLSRDEAQALADKAHQVCPYSNATRGNIDVTVTVAED; encoded by the coding sequence ATGAACACCCTCTACACCGCCGAAGCCCTCGCCACCGGCGACGGCCGCAACGGCCACGCCCGCACCACCGACGGCAAGGTCGATGTCGACCTGACCTCGCCCAAGGAGCTCGGTGGCAGCGGCGAGGGCACCAACCCCGAGCAGCTGTTCGCCGCCGGCTACGCCGCCTGCTTCCACGGCGCGCTGCGCCTGGTCGGCAAGAACGACGGCGTCAACGTCGACGACTCCGCGGTCGGCACCAAGGTCAGCCTGGGCAAGAACGACGCGGGCGGCTTCCAGCTGGCCGTCGTCATCGAGGTGACGCTGCCGAACCTGTCCCGCGACGAGGCGCAGGCGCTGGCCGACAAGGCGCACCAGGTCTGCCCGTACTCCAACGCCACTCGCGGCAATATCGACGTCACCGTCACCGTCGCGGAGGACTGA
- a CDS encoding zinc-binding dehydrogenase: MRAVVIDSFGEPKDVLTAGERPMPEPGEGQVRIALILAPIHNHDLATIRGVYGYKPALPAIPGTEAVGRIDALGPGVSGLEVGQRVSVSGIHEAWAEFFLAKATQVVPLPDSIPDETAAQLMAMPLSSLMLLEDLNVAAGEWITINAANGAVGRLLNVLARQRGVHVLSLVRSAESAKALQDQGAEAVVDTGSEGWQQQVAELTGGAPIVRAVDQVGGSAANDLLSLLAPSGELISFGALSGKPLIIDPGPIIFKQAVIKGFWGSKRAEQTSREDMRRLITELVTMAATGALTLEVEETYALDSAAEAAVASETPGRSAKIALKP, from the coding sequence GTGCGCGCGGTGGTGATCGACTCCTTCGGTGAACCGAAGGACGTGCTGACCGCGGGGGAGCGGCCGATGCCCGAGCCGGGCGAAGGCCAGGTGCGGATCGCGTTGATCCTGGCGCCGATCCACAATCACGACCTGGCGACCATTCGTGGCGTGTACGGCTACAAGCCGGCGCTGCCCGCGATCCCGGGCACCGAGGCCGTCGGCCGGATCGATGCTCTCGGTCCGGGCGTGAGTGGCCTGGAAGTCGGTCAGCGCGTGAGCGTTTCGGGCATCCACGAGGCCTGGGCCGAGTTCTTCCTGGCCAAAGCCACTCAGGTGGTGCCGCTGCCGGATTCGATTCCGGACGAGACCGCGGCCCAGCTGATGGCCATGCCGCTGAGCTCGCTCATGCTGCTGGAAGACCTGAATGTGGCGGCGGGCGAATGGATTACGATCAACGCCGCCAACGGCGCGGTTGGCCGGTTGCTCAATGTCCTTGCCCGCCAACGCGGTGTGCACGTGCTGAGCCTGGTGCGCAGCGCGGAATCGGCGAAGGCGCTACAGGATCAGGGCGCGGAGGCGGTCGTCGACACCGGATCCGAGGGCTGGCAGCAGCAGGTTGCCGAGCTGACCGGCGGCGCACCGATCGTGCGCGCGGTCGATCAGGTCGGCGGTAGCGCGGCCAACGATCTGCTCTCGCTGCTCGCACCGAGCGGTGAGCTGATCTCCTTCGGTGCGCTCTCGGGCAAGCCGCTGATCATCGATCCCGGCCCGATCATCTTCAAGCAGGCCGTGATCAAGGGGTTCTGGGGCTCCAAGCGTGCCGAGCAGACCAGCCGCGAGGACATGCGCCGCCTCATCACCGAGCTGGTGACGATGGCGGCGACGGGCGCCCTGACACTGGAGGTCGAAGAGACCTACGCGCTGGATTCGGCCGCCGAAGCCGCCGTCGCCAGTGAAACCCCGGGCCGCAGCGCGAAAATCGCACTGAAGCCCTGA
- a CDS encoding MFS transporter: MSSTSIPASPTLLTGLWQRKLPSYPDTPARSWYLTVVVITSIALYYQLFVTGAVGNELIAYFDLSFAYFVWIFIIGAAFGAVASLVAGLLDRWGRANIVAYGVVIVSALTLFAVPATTSKEAYLVVYILVSVVEGAVLVATPALIRDFSPQLGRASAMGFWTLGPVIGALVTTAISTRTLDAHPDWQYHYRLCGVICLVISVFAVIGLRELSPALRDQVMVSLRDKALIEARARGLNVEELEQGQWKQMLKLNIVGSALGISLFLAFFYTIISFLAVYMATNFGFTSAQANALGNWYWGANAIALVAAGIASDWLKVRKPFMIVGALISIVGMFILIQHNDNPEAGYYTWAWIFALIAIGTGIAYSTWMASFTETVEERNPAATAVGLAVWGGTLRGVVTLVLFGLLLVVNAAGPLVNYGPRLAEIQAKHGSELATIQTVGPETLAALQANPGDQVAQLTAMQKLTGATAAEIQTAMALNVKYPQELQTLNAIEPDTQAALAANPADGNAGLAAVGQVAQKFNIPVNDAIARLTATQAVPRDDLTVAAKVAPKLQDAGAKLQAISTISASDQAYLAERGPEVQQAKHDSADQWGRWWWICLIAQVLFIPFVFLMSGHWSPKKAAAEAAAHDEVVQKELAEISK; the protein is encoded by the coding sequence ATGAGTTCGACGTCGATCCCCGCTTCGCCGACCCTGCTCACCGGGCTCTGGCAGCGCAAACTTCCCAGTTATCCCGATACGCCGGCGCGGTCCTGGTATCTGACCGTCGTGGTCATCACCTCGATCGCGCTGTACTACCAATTGTTTGTCACCGGCGCGGTCGGCAATGAGCTGATCGCCTATTTCGATCTGTCGTTCGCCTATTTCGTCTGGATCTTCATCATCGGCGCCGCGTTCGGCGCGGTCGCCTCACTCGTCGCCGGTCTGCTGGACCGGTGGGGGCGCGCCAATATCGTGGCCTACGGCGTGGTGATCGTTTCCGCGCTGACGCTGTTCGCGGTGCCGGCGACCACGAGCAAAGAGGCCTACCTCGTCGTCTACATCCTGGTGAGCGTGGTCGAGGGTGCGGTGCTGGTGGCCACGCCCGCGTTGATCCGGGATTTCTCCCCGCAGCTCGGCCGCGCCTCGGCCATGGGTTTCTGGACACTCGGGCCCGTGATCGGCGCGCTGGTGACCACCGCGATCTCCACCCGCACGCTCGACGCGCACCCGGACTGGCAGTACCACTACCGGCTCTGCGGTGTGATCTGCCTGGTGATCTCGGTGTTCGCCGTAATCGGACTGCGTGAGCTGAGCCCCGCGCTGCGCGACCAGGTAATGGTGTCGCTGCGCGACAAGGCACTGATCGAGGCACGCGCCCGCGGGCTGAATGTCGAAGAGCTGGAACAAGGTCAGTGGAAGCAGATGCTGAAACTGAATATCGTCGGATCCGCTTTGGGCATCAGCCTTTTCCTGGCTTTCTTCTATACGATCATCTCCTTCCTCGCGGTCTACATGGCCACCAACTTCGGGTTCACCTCGGCGCAGGCCAACGCGCTGGGCAACTGGTATTGGGGCGCCAATGCGATCGCGCTCGTCGCGGCCGGTATCGCCTCGGACTGGTTGAAAGTGCGCAAGCCGTTCATGATTGTCGGCGCGCTCATCTCCATCGTCGGCATGTTCATCCTGATCCAGCACAACGACAATCCGGAAGCCGGGTATTACACCTGGGCCTGGATTTTCGCGTTGATCGCGATCGGCACCGGCATCGCCTACTCCACCTGGATGGCGAGCTTCACCGAAACCGTGGAGGAACGCAATCCCGCCGCCACCGCGGTCGGGCTCGCGGTCTGGGGCGGCACGCTGCGCGGCGTGGTCACGCTGGTGCTGTTCGGTTTGCTGCTCGTGGTGAATGCCGCTGGGCCGCTGGTGAATTACGGCCCGCGGCTGGCCGAGATCCAGGCCAAGCACGGCTCCGAACTCGCCACCATCCAGACCGTCGGCCCGGAAACCCTTGCGGCACTGCAGGCCAACCCCGGCGATCAGGTCGCCCAGCTGACCGCGATGCAGAAGCTGACCGGCGCCACCGCCGCCGAGATCCAGACGGCTATGGCGCTGAACGTGAAGTACCCCCAGGAACTCCAGACGCTCAACGCCATAGAGCCCGACACCCAGGCGGCGCTGGCGGCCAACCCGGCCGACGGCAATGCCGGGCTCGCCGCGGTCGGTCAGGTCGCGCAGAAGTTCAACATCCCGGTGAACGACGCGATCGCCCGGCTCACCGCGACCCAGGCGGTGCCGCGCGATGACCTCACCGTCGCCGCGAAGGTGGCCCCGAAGCTGCAGGACGCGGGCGCGAAGCTGCAGGCGATCAGCACCATTTCCGCCTCGGACCAGGCCTACCTGGCCGAGCGCGGCCCCGAAGTGCAGCAGGCCAAGCATGATTCGGCCGACCAGTGGGGCCGCTGGTGGTGGATCTGCCTGATCGCCCAGGTGCTGTTCATCCCGTTCGTGTTCCTCATGTCCGGCCACTGGAGCCCGAAGAAGGCCGCCGCCGAGGCCGCCGCGCACGACGAGGTGGTGCAGAAGGAGCTGGCCGAAATCTCGAAGTAG